The DNA region TCGCCAGAGATTTGCCTCCCCGGTGGCGGTTGGGAAATTGCATGGCTGGAACGCACGGATGTGACCGAACAGCTTGGCAGTGCAGAGCCCTACAACATCAACCGCGCGATCATCCAAAAGGGTGAGACACGGATGATGGTCTATTATTGGTTCGAACAAAAAGGGCGCCACATCGCCTGGGACTTCTCTGCCAAACTGTGGCTGATGATCGACGGGGTTCGCACAGGCCGTACCGATGGCGCACTGGTGCGCCTGACAACGCCGATCCTGCCGAACGAAACAGACGCAGATGCCGAGGCCCGCTTGAATGACGTGTTAGTACAGGTCCAAGCCCCACTAGGGCGTTTCATTCCAGCCCAATAAGGCAGTCATATCAGTCGTTCTGTGCGCCTTTTACCTGCGCCGGGACACCGACAGCTGTGGCATTTGCGGGCACGTCCTGCAGCACAACCGCGTTGGCCCCGATGCGCGCACCTGCACCGACTGTGATCGGCCCAAGAATTTTTGCACCGGCGCCCGCATAGGCGCCCGCCTTGACATGAGGGGCGCCACCTTCCGCCAATTGTCCCAACGTCACTTGCTGCATGATCAGGCAATTGTCGTCCACAATCGCGTCACGATGGATCACAACACCGGTCAAATGCGGAAACCGGGCCGTGGCTGCGATTCTGGCGTCTCTGTCGATGTCCGACCCGCTGATAACCGTCCAGAACATGAATCGTAGCTTTCCCCAATTGCAGGCCAACCGCGCGAAAGGCCCCGATCCATCCCGCCCACGTTGATAGGCATGCATGGCCGCGATCAGCTTTCGGTCCTGATGGTTCAGCAGAAACATGTGTGACTATAGGTCCACAAAGGTTGTTGGCGAAAGATGCGGCAGGTCTTTCGCAATCTGGGCATCAAGCCGATCCATAAACGCATAGCGCTTGCGGTAAAGCGACCGCTTGTTGGCCTTGATCGCTTCAATCTCGCGCCGCGCTTGCGTGACCTGCAAAGAGTAAAACATCTCGTCCTGTTTGATCCCGCCGCGTTCTTCCCAAATCGTATCATAGTCCGGTGTCAGGTCCTTTTTGCCAAAGAACGGATGTTGATGATGCCGGTGGGCCTGCGTGACGGCCGCAATCTGGTCAACTTCAATCGCGCGGCATATCATCCGCAGCACATCAATCAGAAAGTCCCGTGGACGCAGCCCATAAAGCGCCTTTGTCAGGTCCCGGTAAAGGCCGAGCGATTCATTCGTCTTGCGCCCCTGCAAGCCGCCAATCACCGCCTGCAGCGGCCCCTCGCCGGTGCGAAACAGCGAAAACGCCAGCGAATAGGCGCGGAAATCGTCTACAAACAGGTTCACCGCCAACCCGCCTTCGCGCATCAGCCACTTGGGCTGGTCAATCACCAGTCGCAGCCCTGCAAACTCATCCGCCAGATCGCTCAGGATCAGCTTTTCGTGCAACCCAAACCGCCACGGTGGGCCAAGCGCTGCCGCAGCATCGTAATGCGCCACAAACCGCGCGATCCGCGCGTCCGGTCCCCAGCCCGCGCATTGGTACGGCCAAAGCAGAATACCGGCCATCTGCGGACGCTCCCGCATGGCGTCCGCCAAAATCGACCCCGGTGTCGGGTCCAGCAACGAAACAGCACTGGCACGATGCGCAAAGGCCGCCTGCACAAATCGCGCCTTGAGGCGCAGATCACCAAATCCCAAACCTGGAAAACTGGCGTTTGCGGCGCGGATCGTGCTGGCAAGAAATCCCGCCACGCTAACCGTTCCCAAACGGGTTTGAATAGCGCCCCAGCTTTTGCTTGATCAGCAACCAGATCACCGGCGGTTGCTCGACGAAATACCGTCGCCAGCGCTGGCGCGGCTCTTTGATCACGCGATAAAACCATTCCAGCCCAACGTTCGTCACCCAAGGTGCCGGGCGTTTCAACGTTTCGGCCTCATAGTCGATGGTCCCGCCCAGTGGCAAAAACAGCTTCACCTTTGGAAACCGGTCACGATATGCCACGATGAACTTTTCCTGACGCCCGCCGCCCAGCCCCACCAGCAACGCTGTCGCGCCAGACGCGTTGACCGCCTCGGCGATCCTGTCGATTTCCTCGGGCTTGCCATCAAAATCAAATGGCGGCGCATAGGTGCCCGCGATGATCTCGCGCCCGACCTTGCCATTGATCCGCGCCGCCGCCTTGTCAGCCACCCCCGGCAACCCACCCAGCAGGAACACCGTCACATCCGGGTTGTCCTTGTGGTGCATATAAAACCGCGGAAAGTAGTCCGATCCCGACACACGTTCGCGCACAGGCGTTCCCATCAGTTTCAACGCGGCATACAGGATCTGACTGTCGCAGGTGATCAGATCAAACTGCTGAAACGCATCATAAAACGACCGATCACGCTGTAGCTTGATCAGCATATCGCTGTGAAGGGTCAGCATCAGACCCTCATCAAAATCGGCTACAACCTCGTCCATCGTCAGGTCGTGAACAAAGACGTTCAGCAGCTGCCGCTTTTCGGCATTGGTCACACCGGCGGCGCGGTTCGTCTTGGGCTCGGCGTTGGTCAAATCGCTATCCGTCACTACTGCTTTACCCGCCTGTAAGCATGAAATTGGGGGTCACAACAACCCATCGCCTCTGCAGGTCGTTAATTCGTTGCCGCCGAAACCGTGGTGTTCAGTAATGAGGGTGTGATTTGCTGGATGACGCGGTTCCACCGGGTCACAGGTTGCTCGGCCACAAAAATCACATCGTCAGGGCGCAACTCGAACCGGGTCGCAAGCGTGAAATTCGCCGCATTACGCGCATCCAACTGCCAAGCCGTTACCGCGCCAAACTCACGCGGATCGGGCGAGGCGCGCAACACGTAAATCTGGCTGACATCGCCGGTTTTTAGCGGAATCCCTTCGCCGCCATCAAACAGCGCATCAGCCAAGGTCGCCTGCTGCTCGTAAGGTAGGGCATAGCGCGTCTGCTGCCCCACTTCGCCAGACAGATAGACATAGTCGCGGTCAACTGCCCCCAAATCGGTGCGGGTGCGGAAATTATCGCGCGCTTCATTCAGATTGGCGCGTCGCAAAGCCACCTCTTGCGTCAACTCGTTCAGCGCTGACACCCGTGACTGCTGGCGCAATTGGGCCAAGGTGATCTGTTGCTCAAAATAGGCCTGCGCCTGTGACAGCTCGAACGCCGTATCAACAAAGACCGCATCCCCGGCCACCAGCCGGATATTGCGCAGGCGCGGATCACTGAACAGGTTGTTCAATGGAATCTGATATAGCGTCCCATCCCGATACAGCCGGACAGAGGCGAAATCCTGATCCTCGACCGTGATGCCGCCCGCAAGTGACAGCACTTGATCCAACAGAACCGGCGTCAGCGCAATCGGCACCACCGTCGGGTTCGACACTGCGCCGCCAACAGACACTTTGCGTGAATTGAATTCCGCAATCTCAAGGCTAAAAGTTGGGTCGATCTGGTTTTCGACCAAACGCTGGAACAACTCCGCCTCGGCCTCGTCAATGGTCAGACCGGACAGGCGCACCCGCCCGACATCAGGGATGTTGATCGACCCGTCGTCCTGAACAGTATAGCCCTGACGCGCGTTTTGCGCGGCCAGCAGGCCGGACAATTCCTCAACAGTATTGCCGACACGCGGAACAGCCAGCAGCACAACGTCACCGACGCCAATCTGGTAAGGCCCCGGATCAACCGCAGGCGGTACCCGCAGTTCCAACGCGCCGGGTCGTGCAGGATCATCCAGCACCGGCGCCGGTAACGCACCAGCACCGCGCAGACCCGAACCGCCTCCGGCAGTGCCCGAAAAGATCGCAGGCAATGTGCGGGGCCGGTAAGGCGCGCTGTTCGCAATCAGCACGCTTTCACCCGTCAATAGGGCGACCCGCACCTGCGCATCCCCCGCATTAATCGCAGGGCTGTTATAGGCCACACCGCAACTTGCCAGTGCCGCGACACAGCAGATCATCATCAGTTTACGCACGCGTCGTCTCCTTCGGGTGTGGTCTCATGGCACAATACGGAATGTCAGGATACCTGCAAAGTCACCAGCCCATTGGCGGGACTGCACGATCTGGCCTGTGCCATCAATCCAGTAGAGGTTCAAAAAGGTCTGGTCCTGGCTCGCACAGTCCTCGCCGATCAACCGAGTTTGAAGCGTCGCTGCGCCAAAAGTCAGCGCGCGTGGGCCGCGATCTTCAATGTCACAGATATAGGCGCGGCGTACGGGCCGGTTCTCGCCATCCAGAAACGTGTGAAAGCGGGTCACCCGTCCGGTGCTGCGCTGCAATACAATCGCCAGAGGCTCGGACACATCAGACCCCAGCATATCGCCGCCCAAACCGCGTGTTGCCACCAGCATCCCGCGGTTCAGGGTCAGACTGGCACCATCTTGCGACACCCATGTTGCATAGCCGTCCCGCACAGTGTCGCGCACCACAACGGTACCTGCGCGCTGCGACAACAGTCCAACCTGCAAACGTGGCGCACCCGCTTGGGCCAACGCCGCAAAGCCGGGATCAACCGCCGGCGCCCGTCCCGGCAGCGGCAGCGCGCCGCAGGCCGTCAAAGCGGAAAGACCAATCCAGAGTAGGGTTCTCCTGATCATCGCCAGAATAACCCCCAACTGTCTGACAGCTCTGCACCGCGCGATGCGCGCGTCGCGTCATATAGCCGGGTGCC from Yoonia sp. R2331 includes:
- a CDS encoding YjbF family lipoprotein, giving the protein MIRRTLLWIGLSALTACGALPLPGRAPAVDPGFAALAQAGAPRLQVGLLSQRAGTVVVRDTVRDGYATWVSQDGASLTLNRGMLVATRGLGGDMLGSDVSEPLAIVLQRSTGRVTRFHTFLDGENRPVRRAYICDIEDRGPRALTFGAATLQTRLIGEDCASQDQTFLNLYWIDGTGQIVQSRQWAGDFAGILTFRIVP
- a CDS encoding serine acetyltransferase, whose amino-acid sequence is MFLLNHQDRKLIAAMHAYQRGRDGSGPFARLACNWGKLRFMFWTVISGSDIDRDARIAATARFPHLTGVVIHRDAIVDDNCLIMQQVTLGQLAEGGAPHVKAGAYAGAGAKILGPITVGAGARIGANAVVLQDVPANATAVGVPAQVKGAQND
- a CDS encoding polysaccharide biosynthesis/export family protein, with the protein product MRKLMMICCVAALASCGVAYNSPAINAGDAQVRVALLTGESVLIANSAPYRPRTLPAIFSGTAGGGSGLRGAGALPAPVLDDPARPGALELRVPPAVDPGPYQIGVGDVVLLAVPRVGNTVEELSGLLAAQNARQGYTVQDDGSINIPDVGRVRLSGLTIDEAEAELFQRLVENQIDPTFSLEIAEFNSRKVSVGGAVSNPTVVPIALTPVLLDQVLSLAGGITVEDQDFASVRLYRDGTLYQIPLNNLFSDPRLRNIRLVAGDAVFVDTAFELSQAQAYFEQQITLAQLRQQSRVSALNELTQEVALRRANLNEARDNFRTRTDLGAVDRDYVYLSGEVGQQTRYALPYEQQATLADALFDGGEGIPLKTGDVSQIYVLRASPDPREFGAVTAWQLDARNAANFTLATRFELRPDDVIFVAEQPVTRWNRVIQQITPSLLNTTVSAATN
- a CDS encoding VirK/YbjX family protein encodes the protein MAGFLASTIRAANASFPGLGFGDLRLKARFVQAAFAHRASAVSLLDPTPGSILADAMRERPQMAGILLWPYQCAGWGPDARIARFVAHYDAAAALGPPWRFGLHEKLILSDLADEFAGLRLVIDQPKWLMREGGLAVNLFVDDFRAYSLAFSLFRTGEGPLQAVIGGLQGRKTNESLGLYRDLTKALYGLRPRDFLIDVLRMICRAIEVDQIAAVTQAHRHHQHPFFGKKDLTPDYDTIWEERGGIKQDEMFYSLQVTQARREIEAIKANKRSLYRKRYAFMDRLDAQIAKDLPHLSPTTFVDL
- a CDS encoding WecB/TagA/CpsF family glycosyltransferase; the protein is MTNAEPKTNRAAGVTNAEKRQLLNVFVHDLTMDEVVADFDEGLMLTLHSDMLIKLQRDRSFYDAFQQFDLITCDSQILYAALKLMGTPVRERVSGSDYFPRFYMHHKDNPDVTVFLLGGLPGVADKAAARINGKVGREIIAGTYAPPFDFDGKPEEIDRIAEAVNASGATALLVGLGGGRQEKFIVAYRDRFPKVKLFLPLGGTIDYEAETLKRPAPWVTNVGLEWFYRVIKEPRQRWRRYFVEQPPVIWLLIKQKLGRYSNPFGNG